The following coding sequences lie in one Capsicum annuum cultivar UCD-10X-F1 chromosome 5, UCD10Xv1.1, whole genome shotgun sequence genomic window:
- the LOC107870906 gene encoding dnaJ protein homolog isoform X1 → MFGRSARRSDNSKLYEVLGVPKNSSPDDIKKAYRKAAIKNHPDKGGDPEKFKELAHAYEVLSDPEKREIYNQYGEDALKEGMGGGSSGHSPFDIFESFFGGAFGGAFGGGGSFRGNRKKQGEDVVHTLRVSLEELYNGTTKKLSLSRNILCIKCKGKGSKSGASGRCYGCQGTGMRVTTRQIAPGMIQQMQHVCSECRGSGEHISEQDRCPQCKGNKITPEKKVLEVNVEKGMLHGQKIVFNAEADEAPDTITGNVIFVLQQKNHSKFRRKSDDLYVEHNLSLAEALCGFQFVLTHLDGRQLLIKSHPGEVIKPDQYKAINDEGMPQYERPFIKGRLYVHFNVEFPESGSLSPEKCRALEAILPPRPGKCSSDMELDKCEETTMHDVNIEEEMRRKEQQRRRQEAYDTDDNDEPNMPRVGCNQQ, encoded by the exons ATGTTTGGCCGGAGTGCAAGGAGGAGTGACAACTCCAAGTTGTATGAGGTTCTTGGTGTTCCAAAAAATTCCAGTCCAGATGATATTAAAAAGGCATACAGGAAAGCTGCCATAAAGAATCATCCTGACAAGGGCGGCGACCCTGAAAAA TTCAAGGAGTTGGCTCACGCATATGAAGTTCTAAGTGATCCAGAGAAGAGAGAGATTTATAATCAGTATGGTGAAGATGCTCTTAAAGAAGGAATGGGTGGTGGTAGTAGTGGTCACAGCCCGTTTGACATATTTGAGTCTTTCTTTGGTGGAGCTTTTGGTGGAGCTTTTGGCG GTGGTGGTAGCTTCAGAGGAAACAGAAAGAAACAAGGTGAAGATGTAGTACACACACTAAGGGTATCGCTGGAGGAATTGTACAATGGCACAACAAAAAAACTCTCTCTTTCACGGAACATATTGTGCATAAAGTGTAAAGg GAAAGGTTCAAAGAGTGGAGCTTCAGGAAGATGTTATGGATGTCAAGGTACTGGAATGCGTGTTACAACAAGACAGATAGCCCCAGGCATGATTCAACAGATGCAACATGTTTGTTCCGAGTGCCGAGGATCAG GAGAACATATAAGTGAGCAGGATAGGTGCCCTCAGTGCAAGGGAAACAAAATTACACCAGAAAAGAAAGTATTGGAAGTAAATGTTGAGAAAGGGATGTTACACGGTCAGAAGATTGTTTTCAACGCGGAAGCTGATGAAGCT CCAGATACCATCACCGGCAATGTCATCTTTGTATTACAGCAGAAGAATCACTCAAAGTTTAGGCGTAAGTCTGACGATCTTTACGTGGAACACAATCTCAGTTTGGCAGAAGCTCTCTGTGGCTTTCAGTTTGTCCTGACTCATCTTGATGGCAGGCAGCTTCTGATCAAATCTCACCCAGGAGAAGTTATAAAGCCTG ATCAATATAAGGCAATAAATGATGAAGGAATGCCCCAGTATGAGAGGCCATTCATCAAAGGTCGGCTTTATGTCCATTTTAATGTGGAATTTCCTGAATCTGGTTCTCTTTCGCCTGAGAAATGCCGCGCTCTTGAGGCTATTCTGCCACCTAGACCAGGGAAGTGCTCATCTGATATGGAGTTGGATAAGTGTGAGGAAACCACTATGCATGATGTCAACATAGAGGAAGAAATGAGACGCAAGGAGCAGCAGCGACGCAGGCAAGAGGCTTATGATACGGATGATAATGACGAGCCAAATATGCCTCGTGTCGGTTGTAACCAACAATAG
- the LOC107870906 gene encoding dnaJ protein homolog 2 isoform X2 has product MVKMLLKKEWVVVVVVTARLTYLSLSLVELLVELLAVIMINDETLQKEGGGGSFRGNRKKQGEDVVHTLRVSLEELYNGTTKKLSLSRNILCIKCKGKGSKSGASGRCYGCQGTGMRVTTRQIAPGMIQQMQHVCSECRGSGEHISEQDRCPQCKGNKITPEKKVLEVNVEKGMLHGQKIVFNAEADEAPDTITGNVIFVLQQKNHSKFRRKSDDLYVEHNLSLAEALCGFQFVLTHLDGRQLLIKSHPGEVIKPDQYKAINDEGMPQYERPFIKGRLYVHFNVEFPESGSLSPEKCRALEAILPPRPGKCSSDMELDKCEETTMHDVNIEEEMRRKEQQRRRQEAYDTDDNDEPNMPRVGCNQQ; this is encoded by the exons ATGGTGAAGATGCTCTTAAAGAAGGAATGGGTGGTGGTAGTAGTGGTCACAGCCCGTTTGACATATTTGAGTCTTTCTTTGGTGGAGCTTTTGGTGGAGCTTTTGGCGGTAATAATGATTAACGACGAGACTCTGCAAAAGGAGGGTG GTGGTGGTAGCTTCAGAGGAAACAGAAAGAAACAAGGTGAAGATGTAGTACACACACTAAGGGTATCGCTGGAGGAATTGTACAATGGCACAACAAAAAAACTCTCTCTTTCACGGAACATATTGTGCATAAAGTGTAAAGg GAAAGGTTCAAAGAGTGGAGCTTCAGGAAGATGTTATGGATGTCAAGGTACTGGAATGCGTGTTACAACAAGACAGATAGCCCCAGGCATGATTCAACAGATGCAACATGTTTGTTCCGAGTGCCGAGGATCAG GAGAACATATAAGTGAGCAGGATAGGTGCCCTCAGTGCAAGGGAAACAAAATTACACCAGAAAAGAAAGTATTGGAAGTAAATGTTGAGAAAGGGATGTTACACGGTCAGAAGATTGTTTTCAACGCGGAAGCTGATGAAGCT CCAGATACCATCACCGGCAATGTCATCTTTGTATTACAGCAGAAGAATCACTCAAAGTTTAGGCGTAAGTCTGACGATCTTTACGTGGAACACAATCTCAGTTTGGCAGAAGCTCTCTGTGGCTTTCAGTTTGTCCTGACTCATCTTGATGGCAGGCAGCTTCTGATCAAATCTCACCCAGGAGAAGTTATAAAGCCTG ATCAATATAAGGCAATAAATGATGAAGGAATGCCCCAGTATGAGAGGCCATTCATCAAAGGTCGGCTTTATGTCCATTTTAATGTGGAATTTCCTGAATCTGGTTCTCTTTCGCCTGAGAAATGCCGCGCTCTTGAGGCTATTCTGCCACCTAGACCAGGGAAGTGCTCATCTGATATGGAGTTGGATAAGTGTGAGGAAACCACTATGCATGATGTCAACATAGAGGAAGAAATGAGACGCAAGGAGCAGCAGCGACGCAGGCAAGAGGCTTATGATACGGATGATAATGACGAGCCAAATATGCCTCGTGTCGGTTGTAACCAACAATAG